The following proteins are encoded in a genomic region of Primulina huaijiensis isolate GDHJ02 chromosome 3, ASM1229523v2, whole genome shotgun sequence:
- the LOC140972036 gene encoding protein MIZU-KUSSEI 1-like, protein MNNEKISTKKHFQWTTKISNIEEKSDKSNVYSFFLQEPQKILKSSSKKHDQNDFTEVEAGKSCRPRRKKLQTSFAVSRLQAVLNSFIRIRASRRLVLGTLFGNKRGNAHLAFQKDAKSAPSLLVELATPITGLVREMGPGLVRIAFECDNRGRTSQASLLDEPAWRTYCNGNKLGFATRVECGEKEWKILKTVEPISMGAGVLGKEKEEEDAVIYMRVKFERVVGTANSEAFYMINPDNKTAPELSVYFLRA, encoded by the exons ATGAATAACGAGAAAATATCCACCAAGAAGCATTTCCAGTGGACAACAAAGATCAGCAATATTGAAGAGAAAAGTGATAAAAGCAATGTGTACAGCTTTTTCCTCCAAGAACCACAGAAGATATTGAAATCTTCGTCCAAGAAACATGATCAGAACGATTTCACAGAGGTGGAAGCAGGAAAATCTTGTCGTCCAAGGAGAAAGAAACTGCAAACTTCATTCGCTGTTTCCAGGCTGCAAGCCGTGCTAAATTCCTTCATAAGAATTCGAGCATCGCGACGACTAGTTCTGGGAACCCTTTTTGGAAACAAGCGTGGAAATGCGCATCTGGCTTTCCAGAAGGATGCGAAATCAGCCCCGAGTTTGTTGGTTGAACTCGCAACACCAATAACAG GGTTGGTCCGAGAGATGGGTCCGGGACTAGTTCGTATTGCCTTCGAGTGTGACAACAGAGGTCGGACGAGTCAGGCTAGTCTCTTAGACGAGCCCGCGTGGAGGACTTATTGTAATGGGAACAAGCTCGGGTTCGCGACGAGGGTGGAATGTGGGGAGAAGGAGTGGAAGATATTGAAGACCGTGGAGCCAATATCTATGGGAGCCGGTGTTTtaggaaaagaaaaagaagaagaagatgcagTGATATATATGAGGGTTAAATTCGAAAGAGTTGTGGGAACTGCAAATTCTGAGGCATTCTACATGATCAATCCTGATAACAAGACTGCTCCTGAACTTAGTGTTTACTTTCTCAGAGCTTAG